The following are encoded in a window of Bradyrhizobium sp. WBOS07 genomic DNA:
- a CDS encoding K(+)-transporting ATPase subunit C: MFREIRPAIVLLLALTAITGLAYPLAMTAIAGTLFPVQAQGSLIAKDGKVIGSALIGQEFKDDKYFHGRLSATVAPDPNDPTKTVSAPYNAANSGGSNLGPTSKALADRLREDVDKLRGENPNAAVPVDLVTTSASGLDPDISPEAAQFQVPHVAKAQSMPEDQVRQLVTANTEGRLLGLLGEPRVNVLALNLALDRMAAK, encoded by the coding sequence ATGTTCAGAGAAATCCGCCCCGCCATCGTCCTCTTGCTGGCGCTCACCGCCATCACCGGCCTGGCCTATCCGCTCGCGATGACCGCCATTGCCGGCACGTTGTTTCCCGTGCAGGCGCAAGGCAGCCTGATCGCGAAGGACGGCAAGGTGATCGGCTCCGCCCTGATCGGGCAGGAGTTCAAGGACGACAAGTATTTCCACGGCCGCCTCTCGGCGACGGTTGCGCCGGACCCGAATGATCCGACCAAGACGGTGTCGGCCCCCTACAATGCCGCCAATTCCGGCGGCTCCAACCTCGGCCCGACCAGCAAGGCGCTGGCCGACAGGTTGAGGGAGGACGTGGACAAGCTCAGGGGCGAGAATCCGAACGCGGCCGTGCCGGTCGACCTGGTGACGACCTCTGCCAGCGGCCTCGACCCTGATATCTCGCCGGAAGCGGCGCAATTTCAGGTGCCGCACGTGGCCAAGGCGCAGAGTATGCCTGAGGATCAGGTCAGGCAGCTCGTGACCGCCAACACCGAAGGCCGTCTGCTCGGCCTGCTCGGCGAACCCAGGGTTAACGTCCTGGCACTGAATCTCGCGCTCGATCGCATGGCCGCGAAGTAG
- a CDS encoding sensor histidine kinase KdpD, translated as MVRERRDPEQRPSPEALLEAARREEGAGGKLKIFVGAAPGVGKTYEMLQSAHARRKAGIDVVVGLVETHGRAETEALVRGLEVIPRKRLDYRGQIVEEMDLDAVIARRPQIALVDELAHTNAPLCRHPKRYLDVEELLSHGIDVYTAVNIQHIESLNDVVAQITHVRVRETVPDSVFGRADAIELIDLTPDDLIQRLKEGKVYVPKQAERALEHYFSPGNLTALRELALRRTAERVDEQLLTHMQANAIAGPWAAGERILVCVSDDPRAAGLVRYTKRLADRLHAPFTALSIETRRSLQLSDEERDRLADTLRLAESLGGEALTIPGVGRRIADDVINFAHGNNVTQIVIGKSTRSRWFEMTRGSVVHDLVRRAGNISVHVIPGDELSGEAAPKTAVQTAARSEPFDPLPYVKALGITAVGLAAAMGIKPYVGVENVDLMFLTAVVAVAVRYGLWPSLLASVAGSLAYNFFFLPPVYTFTITDPTNVAAFFFFMLIAFVVSNVAGRVRTQADAAIGRIRMTEQLYAFSRKLAGTATLDDVLWASAYQIALMLKVRVVLLLPEDGLLTVKSGYPPEDQLDQADLAAANWAWSNDRPAGRGSDTLPGAKRLFLPMRTGRGPIGVIGIDNDRTGPLLTPDQRRLLDALVDQGALAIERVLLVEDMDRVKRTVESERLRSALLTSISHDLKTPLASVLGAASTMRDLSGALSDTEKRDLLATVIDESERLNRFIANLLDMTKLESGAIVPNAALHDLGEIVGSALRRAGKILHRHKIELALAADLPMLQLDAVLFEQVLFNLLDNAAKYSPPETTISIRGRRDGAQVVLEIVDEGAGIPPDELESVFDKFYRVQKGDHVRPGTGLGLAISRGFVEAMRGTISAANRSDRRGAVLTVRLPVPAESRTLDTAA; from the coding sequence ATGGTCAGAGAGCGCCGCGATCCCGAACAACGTCCCTCTCCCGAGGCGCTGCTGGAAGCTGCGCGCCGGGAGGAGGGTGCGGGCGGCAAGCTGAAGATCTTCGTCGGCGCCGCGCCCGGCGTCGGCAAGACCTACGAGATGCTGCAAAGCGCCCACGCCAGGCGCAAGGCCGGCATCGACGTCGTGGTCGGCCTCGTCGAGACTCACGGCCGCGCCGAGACCGAGGCGCTGGTGCGCGGGCTCGAGGTGATCCCGCGCAAGCGGCTCGACTATCGCGGCCAGATCGTCGAGGAGATGGATCTCGATGCGGTGATCGCGCGCCGGCCGCAGATTGCGCTGGTCGACGAACTCGCCCACACCAACGCGCCCCTTTGCCGCCATCCCAAGCGCTATCTCGACGTCGAGGAATTGCTGTCCCATGGCATCGACGTCTATACGGCCGTCAACATCCAGCACATCGAGAGCCTGAACGACGTCGTCGCCCAGATCACCCATGTCCGGGTCCGCGAGACCGTGCCGGACTCGGTCTTCGGCCGCGCCGATGCCATCGAGCTGATCGACCTCACGCCCGACGATCTGATCCAGCGGCTGAAGGAGGGCAAGGTTTACGTCCCCAAGCAGGCCGAGCGCGCACTGGAGCACTATTTCTCGCCGGGCAACCTCACGGCGCTCCGTGAGCTCGCATTGCGGCGCACCGCCGAACGGGTCGACGAGCAGCTGCTCACCCACATGCAGGCGAATGCCATTGCCGGGCCCTGGGCCGCGGGGGAGCGCATCCTGGTCTGCGTCAGCGACGATCCGCGTGCGGCCGGCCTCGTGCGCTACACCAAGCGTCTGGCCGATCGGCTACATGCGCCGTTTACCGCGCTGTCGATCGAGACGCGGCGCTCGCTCCAGCTTTCCGACGAGGAGCGCGACCGGCTTGCCGATACGCTGCGGCTCGCGGAATCGCTCGGCGGGGAGGCTTTGACCATCCCTGGCGTCGGTCGCCGCATCGCCGACGACGTGATCAACTTCGCGCACGGCAACAACGTCACCCAGATCGTGATCGGTAAGTCGACGCGTTCGCGCTGGTTCGAGATGACGCGCGGTTCCGTCGTGCATGATCTCGTGCGGCGTGCCGGCAATATCAGCGTTCACGTCATCCCTGGCGACGAACTCTCCGGAGAGGCGGCGCCCAAGACGGCGGTGCAGACCGCGGCGCGATCCGAGCCGTTCGATCCGCTCCCCTATGTCAAGGCGCTCGGGATCACGGCGGTTGGCCTTGCGGCCGCGATGGGCATCAAGCCGTACGTCGGCGTCGAGAACGTCGACCTGATGTTCCTCACCGCAGTGGTGGCTGTGGCCGTGCGCTATGGGCTGTGGCCCTCACTGCTCGCGAGTGTCGCGGGGTCGCTGGCCTACAATTTCTTCTTCCTGCCGCCGGTCTACACGTTCACCATCACCGATCCGACCAACGTCGCAGCCTTCTTCTTTTTCATGCTGATTGCGTTCGTGGTGTCGAACGTTGCGGGTCGCGTGCGCACGCAGGCCGATGCCGCGATCGGCCGGATCAGGATGACCGAGCAGCTCTATGCCTTCAGCCGCAAGCTCGCGGGCACCGCCACGCTCGACGATGTCTTGTGGGCGAGCGCCTATCAGATCGCGTTGATGCTGAAGGTGCGCGTCGTGCTGCTGCTGCCGGAGGACGGGCTGCTCACGGTGAAATCCGGCTATCCGCCGGAAGACCAGCTCGATCAGGCCGACCTTGCCGCGGCCAACTGGGCATGGAGCAACGACCGACCCGCCGGCCGCGGGTCCGATACGTTGCCGGGTGCAAAGCGGCTGTTCCTGCCGATGCGCACCGGGCGCGGTCCGATCGGCGTCATCGGCATCGACAACGACCGCACCGGCCCGCTCTTGACGCCGGATCAGCGCCGGCTGCTCGATGCGCTGGTCGACCAGGGCGCGCTCGCGATCGAGCGGGTGCTGCTGGTCGAGGACATGGACCGGGTCAAGCGCACCGTCGAATCCGAGCGGCTGCGCTCGGCGCTGTTGACCTCGATCTCGCATGACCTGAAGACGCCGCTCGCCTCCGTTTTGGGGGCGGCCTCCACCATGCGCGATCTCTCCGGTGCCCTCTCCGACACCGAGAAGCGCGACCTGCTGGCCACCGTGATCGACGAATCCGAGCGGCTCAACCGCTTCATCGCAAACCTGCTCGACATGACCAAGCTCGAATCCGGCGCCATCGTGCCCAACGCGGCGCTGCACGACCTCGGCGAGATCGTCGGCAGTGCGCTGCGGCGCGCCGGCAAGATTCTCCACCGCCACAAGATTGAGCTGGCGCTGGCCGCCGATCTGCCGATGCTCCAGCTCGATGCCGTGCTGTTCGAGCAGGTGTTATTCAACCTGCTCGACAACGCCGCCAAATACTCGCCGCCGGAGACTACGATCTCGATCCGCGGCCGGCGTGACGGTGCCCAGGTCGTGCTCGAGATCGTGGACGAGGGGGCCGGGATTCCGCCCGACGAGCTCGAGAGTGTGTTCGACAAGTTCTACCGCGTGCAGAAGGGCGATCATGTCCGCCCCGGCACCGGGCTCGGCCTCGCCATCTCCCGCGGCTTCGTCGAGGCGATGCGCGGCACGATCTCCGCCGCCAACCGCAGCGACCGGCGCGGCGCTGTCCTCACCGTCCGTCTTCCCGTTCCGGCAGAGAGCCGCACATTGGATACCGCTGCATGA
- a CDS encoding response regulator — protein MNAAPIKVLVIDDEPPIRKLLRMGLTTQGYDILEASNGKVALEKLEEAPALIILDLGLPDIQGHELLRTIRTRNEAVPIVVLSSRGDEAGKVQALDLGADDYLTKPFGMEELLARLRAALRHQLQVKGERPVFRTGDLSVDLVRRIVKVGEREVKLSPKEYDLLRVLVQHAGKVLTHRFLLKELWDELTDAQYLRVYVRQLRQKIEADPERPQYVLTETGIGYRLKAGD, from the coding sequence ATGAACGCTGCGCCGATCAAGGTCCTTGTCATCGACGACGAGCCGCCGATCCGTAAACTGCTGCGGATGGGGCTGACGACGCAAGGTTACGACATCCTGGAGGCGTCGAACGGCAAGGTCGCACTGGAGAAGCTCGAGGAAGCGCCGGCGCTGATCATTCTCGATCTCGGCCTGCCCGACATTCAGGGACACGAACTGCTGCGCACCATCCGCACCCGCAACGAGGCAGTGCCGATCGTGGTGCTGTCGAGCCGGGGCGACGAAGCCGGCAAGGTCCAGGCGCTCGATCTCGGCGCCGACGACTATCTGACCAAGCCGTTCGGCATGGAGGAGCTATTGGCGCGCCTGCGCGCCGCGCTGCGCCACCAGCTCCAGGTCAAGGGCGAACGCCCGGTGTTCCGCACCGGCGATCTCTCCGTCGATCTGGTCCGCCGCATCGTCAAGGTCGGCGAGCGCGAGGTTAAGCTGTCGCCGAAGGAGTATGATCTGTTGCGCGTGCTGGTGCAGCATGCCGGCAAGGTGCTCACGCACAGGTTCCTGCTGAAAGAGCTGTGGGACGAACTGACCGACGCGCAATATCTGCGCGTCTATGTCCGTCAGCTTCGCCAGAAGATCGAAGCCGACCCGGAACGGCCGCAATACGTGCTGACCGAGACGGGGAT